From a single Okeanomitos corallinicola TIOX110 genomic region:
- the chlP gene encoding geranylgeranyl reductase — MTLRVAVVGSGPAGSCAAETLAKAGIETYLFERKLDNAKPCGGAIPLCMVSEFELPPEIIDRQVRKMKMISPSNREVDINLVNEDEYIGMCRREVLDGFLRDRAAKLGATLINATVRKLDMPTNNTDPYTIHYFDHSNGDAEGTPKTLKVDLVIGADGANSRIAKEMDAGDYNYAIAFQERIRIPEDKMAYYSDMAEMYVGDDVSTDFYAWVFPKYDHVAVGTGTMHVNQRDIKKLQAGIRARAADKLAGGQIIKVEAHPIPEHPRPRRVVGRIALVGDAAGYVTKSSGEGIYFAAKSGRMCAETIVEISNNGARIPSEKELKLYLKRWDKKYGLTYKVLDILQTVFYRSDATREAFVEMCDDMDVQKLTFDSYLYKTVVPANPITQLKITAKTIASLLRGNALAP; from the coding sequence TTGACACTACGGGTTGCAGTTGTTGGTTCAGGTCCTGCTGGTTCATGCGCTGCTGAAACATTAGCAAAAGCTGGCATCGAAACATATCTATTTGAGCGGAAGCTTGATAACGCTAAACCCTGCGGGGGTGCTATTCCCTTGTGCATGGTTAGTGAATTTGAACTACCTCCAGAAATTATTGACCGTCAAGTACGGAAAATGAAAATGATTTCTCCCTCTAACCGTGAGGTAGATATCAATCTGGTAAATGAAGATGAATATATCGGAATGTGCCGTCGTGAAGTATTGGACGGCTTTTTGCGGGATCGGGCAGCTAAACTAGGCGCGACATTAATTAACGCCACTGTTCGTAAACTTGATATGCCCACAAATAACACTGACCCCTATACAATTCATTATTTTGATCATTCCAACGGCGATGCTGAAGGAACTCCAAAAACTCTGAAGGTAGATTTAGTCATTGGAGCAGATGGTGCAAATTCCCGTATTGCTAAGGAAATGGATGCTGGGGATTACAATTATGCGATCGCTTTCCAAGAAAGAATTCGCATTCCTGAAGATAAGATGGCCTACTACAGCGATATGGCGGAAATGTATGTAGGTGATGATGTTTCTACTGACTTCTACGCTTGGGTATTCCCCAAATATGACCACGTAGCAGTTGGTACGGGTACAATGCACGTCAACCAAAGAGATATTAAAAAATTACAAGCTGGTATTCGCGCTCGCGCTGCGGACAAATTAGCTGGTGGTCAAATTATCAAGGTAGAAGCTCATCCAATTCCTGAACATCCCCGTCCTCGTCGTGTAGTTGGCCGCATTGCTTTAGTTGGTGATGCTGCTGGTTATGTTACCAAGTCTTCTGGGGAAGGTATTTACTTTGCGGCTAAGTCTGGCCGGATGTGTGCAGAAACCATTGTGGAAATTTCTAACAATGGTGCGCGTATCCCTTCTGAGAAAGAATTGAAACTTTACCTCAAGCGTTGGGATAAGAAATACGGTTTAACCTACAAGGTTTTGGATATTCTGCAAACCGTGTTCTACCGTTCCGATGCCACACGGGAAGCATTTGTAGAAATGTGTGATGACATGGATGTACAAAAGCTAACTTTTGATAGTTATTTGTACAAAACTGTAGTTCCAGCTAATCCTATTACGCAGTTAAAAATTACAGCTAAAACTATTGCTAGTTTGTTGCGTGGTAATGCTCTTGCACCTTAA
- a CDS encoding WD40 repeat domain-containing protein → MSSLDILGAAVDFVTNTTNRIVSTFINQTLIKENEIKLPYSLQKVRQDQRLIQAEIDYYQRREARKSEFLQLQESYAQIEDSDNTEIALVSERQEKLLQLKRDEIADRYRLSALYLDLSRENTVKELEIKQQEIQGMFDQHKWPGILSRDEAQRIFRDEQKKPRLLMLVPPPDISDDFPVSFRDSLQKEIRNQLKLFLEKYYPLTSDFCPVEFYGKYFERSIFDAEVKQLETILSSVPTAIIYTDITDHEVYFNVKFWGLQEPVSLSFEPWNWEEFQQQLQEEGTDHTKSLRAIRQTIVILHKLLAAFLADWYYLNLNPNYEPQLFRLSADFPSVWTDGMLEKLRVILQRYRAAYNNELKVLASVQKERPKNWHCVNTLYGHSHYVFSIAVNPQGKTFVSGSADKTIKIWDIQTGENTNTLAGHSNFVSSVAFSHDGNIIASGSYDKTFKLWYGSKSKTFIEHSGCVTAIAFSPNGELFATSSMDKTIKVWDLKEEKLIYTITNHKNYINSIAFTKNGDRLISCDGDKTIKLWNVKNGAEILSISEHSDVINSIAISPDDQTFATCSHDKTIKLWYIPTGEPIHTFAGHTDAVTTIAFSPDGKTLASGSADNTIKLWHLYTKELTNTLLEHSSTVHSLAFSVDSKTLASGSADNTIKLWRAE, encoded by the coding sequence ATGTCATCACTTGATATTCTTGGTGCTGCTGTAGATTTTGTCACTAATACCACAAACAGAATCGTTTCCACATTCATTAACCAAACCCTGATCAAAGAAAACGAGATTAAGCTGCCTTATTCGCTTCAAAAAGTCAGACAAGATCAGCGGCTAATTCAAGCAGAAATAGATTACTACCAGCGTAGGGAAGCCAGAAAATCAGAATTTTTGCAATTGCAAGAAAGTTATGCACAGATAGAAGATTCTGACAATACAGAAATTGCATTAGTATCGGAACGCCAGGAAAAATTACTCCAATTGAAGAGAGACGAGATAGCAGATAGATATAGATTAAGTGCTTTATATTTAGACCTAAGCAGAGAAAATACTGTTAAAGAACTGGAGATTAAACAACAAGAAATTCAAGGAATGTTTGATCAGCATAAATGGCCGGGAATATTAAGTCGTGATGAAGCACAAAGGATTTTTAGAGACGAGCAAAAAAAACCCCGTCTATTAATGCTAGTCCCACCACCAGATATTAGCGATGACTTTCCGGTCTCATTTCGAGATAGTCTGCAAAAAGAAATTCGTAATCAACTAAAATTATTTTTAGAAAAGTATTATCCTCTCACCAGCGATTTCTGTCCCGTAGAATTTTATGGGAAATACTTTGAACGTTCAATTTTTGATGCCGAAGTCAAACAATTAGAAACTATTTTATCATCTGTACCCACAGCTATTATTTACACTGATATTACCGATCATGAAGTTTATTTTAATGTAAAATTCTGGGGTCTTCAAGAACCTGTATCTTTATCTTTTGAACCATGGAACTGGGAAGAATTCCAACAACAATTACAAGAAGAAGGTACTGATCACACCAAGAGTTTGCGAGCAATTAGACAAACTATAGTCATTCTACACAAACTACTAGCCGCATTTTTAGCAGACTGGTATTACTTAAACCTTAACCCCAACTACGAACCCCAGTTATTTAGGTTAAGCGCAGACTTTCCTTCTGTTTGGACTGACGGAATGTTAGAAAAACTGAGAGTAATTTTACAAAGATACAGAGCAGCATATAACAATGAACTGAAAGTATTAGCATCTGTGCAAAAAGAGCGACCAAAAAACTGGCATTGTGTCAACACTCTTTATGGACATTCTCATTACGTTTTCTCTATTGCTGTAAATCCCCAAGGGAAGACATTTGTGAGTGGTAGTGCCGATAAAACCATTAAAATTTGGGATATACAAACTGGAGAAAATACTAACACCTTAGCAGGCCATTCTAACTTTGTTTCTTCAGTAGCCTTTTCCCATGATGGAAACATCATTGCTTCAGGTAGCTATGACAAAACATTTAAGTTATGGTATGGCTCAAAAAGTAAAACTTTCATTGAGCATTCTGGTTGTGTAACAGCAATAGCTTTTAGTCCTAATGGAGAGCTTTTTGCCACATCTAGTATGGATAAAACCATTAAAGTATGGGATCTCAAAGAAGAAAAATTAATCTACACCATCACTAATCATAAAAATTATATTAACTCCATTGCTTTTACCAAAAACGGAGATAGGTTAATTAGCTGTGACGGTGACAAAACAATTAAACTCTGGAATGTTAAAAATGGGGCAGAAATTCTCAGCATTAGTGAGCATTCAGATGTAATTAACTCCATAGCTATTAGCCCGGATGATCAAACATTTGCTACTTGTAGCCATGATAAAACTATCAAACTCTGGTATATACCAACTGGGGAACCTATTCATACATTTGCAGGCCACACAGATGCAGTGACAACTATTGCTTTTAGTCCCGATGGTAAAACTCTAGCTAGTGGTAGTGCTGATAATACCATTAAACTCTGGCATCTATACACTAAAGAACTAACAAACACCCTTTTAGAACATTCATCAACCGTTCATTCTCTGGCTTTTAGTGTAGACAGTAAAACTCTAGCTAGTGGTAGTGCTGATAACACCATTAAGCTTTGGAGAGCCGAATAA
- a CDS encoding sucrose synthase, which produces MSELLQLLLESEEKSDFRSFLSDLRLQETRYWLRNDIINVYSDYCSKYQKSEQFCTASNLGKLIYYTQEIIQEEYSFCFIIRPTIASQEVYRVTEELEIIPMTVQELLDLRDRFVNKFHPQDGYLLELDFGPFYDYSPTIRDPKNIGKGVEFLNRYLSSKIFQDRNEWLESLFDFLQLHHYNGVQLLINDRIKSQKQLSAQVKKALGFVSGRPKNESYEQFRFDLQMIGFEPGWGNTAERVQETLSILDELIDSPDPTILEGFISRLPIIFRIVLVSAHGWFGQEGVLGRPDTGGQVVYVLDQAKSLEKQLQEDALLAGLEGLNVQPKVIILTRLIPNSDGTMCNQRLEKVHGSENAWILRVPLREFNPNMTQNWISRFEFWPYLETFAIDSERELLAELQGRPDLIVGNYTDGNLVAFLLARRMKVTQCNIAHALEKSKYLFSNLYWQDLDDKYHFSLQFTADLIAMNAANFVVSSTYQEIVGTGDSVGQYESYKCFTMPDLYHVVNGTELFSPKFNVVPPGVNENYYFPYTRTEDRVESDGVRLEEMLFTSEDSSQIFGKLDDPSKRPLFSMARLDRIKNLTGLAECFGRSKELQEHCNLILVAGKIHLEESGDNEEREEIIKLYHIIDEYNLHGKIRWLGVRLSKTDSGEIYRVIAQRQGIFVQPALFEAFGLTILEAMISGLPTFATQFGGPLEIIQDQVNGFYINPTNLEETAEKILDFASKCEQNANYWSAISQAAIKRVYSTYTWKIHTTKLLSLARIYGFWNFTSRENREDLLRYLEALFYLIYKPKAQKLLEQHQHR; this is translated from the coding sequence ATGTCTGAACTACTTCAATTATTACTTGAGAGCGAAGAAAAAAGTGATTTCCGTTCTTTCCTTAGTGATCTCCGCTTACAAGAAACTAGATACTGGTTAAGAAATGATATAATCAACGTTTATTCCGATTATTGTAGTAAATACCAGAAATCTGAGCAATTCTGCACCGCATCAAATTTAGGAAAATTAATCTACTATACACAGGAAATTATTCAAGAAGAGTATAGCTTCTGTTTTATTATCCGTCCCACAATTGCCAGTCAAGAAGTTTATCGGGTGACAGAAGAATTAGAAATTATTCCGATGACAGTGCAGGAATTATTGGATCTGCGCGATCGCTTTGTCAACAAATTTCATCCCCAAGATGGATATTTGTTAGAATTGGACTTTGGTCCATTCTATGATTATTCACCCACAATCCGCGACCCCAAAAATATAGGTAAAGGTGTAGAATTTCTCAACCGTTATCTATCTAGTAAAATATTCCAAGATCGGAATGAATGGTTAGAAAGTTTATTTGATTTCTTGCAGTTACACCATTACAACGGTGTACAATTGTTAATCAATGATCGCATCAAATCACAAAAACAACTTTCTGCACAGGTTAAAAAAGCCCTGGGTTTTGTGAGCGGTCGTCCCAAAAATGAAAGCTACGAACAGTTCCGCTTTGACCTACAAATGATTGGTTTTGAGCCAGGTTGGGGTAACACTGCTGAACGAGTGCAAGAAACATTAAGCATTTTAGATGAACTCATTGACTCCCCAGATCCAACAATTCTAGAAGGTTTCATTTCCCGGTTACCAATCATATTTAGAATCGTTTTAGTATCAGCCCATGGCTGGTTTGGACAAGAGGGAGTTTTAGGCCGACCGGATACAGGTGGACAGGTAGTTTATGTTTTAGACCAAGCGAAAAGCTTAGAAAAACAATTACAAGAAGATGCACTTTTAGCTGGCTTAGAAGGCTTAAACGTCCAACCAAAAGTAATTATTCTCACCCGCTTAATTCCCAACAGCGATGGTACAATGTGTAACCAGCGCTTAGAAAAAGTCCATGGTTCAGAAAACGCCTGGATTTTGCGTGTACCCCTGCGGGAATTTAATCCCAACATGACTCAAAACTGGATTTCTCGGTTTGAGTTTTGGCCTTATCTAGAAACCTTTGCTATTGACTCCGAAAGAGAACTACTAGCAGAACTGCAAGGTAGACCAGACTTAATTGTTGGTAACTACACTGATGGCAACTTAGTGGCATTTTTACTAGCACGACGCATGAAAGTTACTCAGTGTAATATTGCTCACGCTTTGGAAAAATCCAAATACTTATTTAGTAACCTCTACTGGCAAGACCTAGATGATAAATATCATTTCTCCTTGCAATTTACCGCTGACTTAATTGCTATGAATGCAGCTAACTTTGTTGTGAGCAGCACTTATCAAGAAATTGTGGGTACAGGTGATAGCGTTGGACAGTATGAATCTTACAAATGTTTCACCATGCCAGATTTGTATCACGTGGTAAACGGAACAGAATTATTTAGCCCCAAATTTAACGTTGTTCCACCGGGAGTAAATGAGAATTACTATTTCCCCTATACCCGCACAGAAGATCGAGTAGAGAGTGATGGTGTGCGATTAGAGGAAATGCTGTTTACTTCAGAAGATTCATCTCAAATCTTTGGTAAACTTGATGATCCCAGCAAGCGCCCCTTATTTTCGATGGCACGTCTAGATCGGATCAAAAATTTAACTGGTTTAGCAGAATGCTTTGGTAGGAGTAAAGAATTGCAGGAACATTGCAACCTGATTTTAGTAGCTGGAAAAATCCATCTAGAAGAGTCTGGAGATAACGAAGAACGGGAAGAAATCATCAAACTTTATCACATCATTGATGAATATAATCTCCACGGCAAAATTCGCTGGTTAGGTGTACGTTTATCCAAAACAGATTCTGGAGAAATTTACCGTGTTATTGCCCAACGCCAAGGTATATTCGTCCAACCAGCTTTATTTGAAGCCTTTGGTTTAACAATTCTAGAAGCGATGATTTCCGGTTTACCAACCTTCGCTACCCAATTTGGTGGGCCACTAGAAATTATTCAGGATCAAGTTAATGGCTTTTACATTAACCCTACAAATTTAGAAGAAACAGCCGAAAAAATCCTAGATTTTGCTTCCAAGTGTGAACAAAATGCTAATTATTGGTCAGCAATTTCCCAAGCAGCAATTAAGCGAGTATATAGTACGTACACTTGGAAAATTCACACTACCAAGCTGTTATCCCTAGCCAGGATTTATGGTTTTTGGAACTTCACATCTAGGGAAAATCGTGAAGACTTACTGCGTTATTTAGAAGCTCTGTTTTACTTGATCTACAAACCCAAAGCGCAAAAATTGTTAGAACAACATCAACATCGTTAA
- a CDS encoding peptidoglycan-binding domain-containing protein, giving the protein MTDIGLLMTGVLSTKQPNLPHLPEQRPFITENGVQKSTNDQLSQLPSNSQITPPEFMTTDRRKRIQISALANQRNQILKQVRQKHLSSISFKLADAQDISTEKQLLARYPAYNRPTMPTLRFGSAGTSVRIMQRLLVSNGYGIEIDGVFGPLTEVAIKAFQSQRSLSVDGVVGQKTWSELSI; this is encoded by the coding sequence ATGACTGATATTGGCCTGCTAATGACGGGCGTATTAAGTACCAAACAACCAAATTTGCCCCATTTGCCGGAGCAACGACCATTTATAACAGAAAATGGCGTGCAGAAGTCAACAAACGATCAGTTATCTCAATTACCTTCTAATTCTCAAATCACACCACCGGAATTTATGACTACAGATAGAAGGAAACGAATTCAAATTTCTGCACTGGCAAATCAACGAAATCAAATTTTAAAACAAGTTCGCCAAAAGCATCTATCCTCTATATCCTTTAAATTAGCAGATGCTCAGGATATTTCTACAGAAAAGCAACTATTAGCAAGATATCCAGCATATAATAGACCGACTATGCCCACTTTACGTTTTGGCAGTGCAGGTACATCAGTGAGAATTATGCAAAGGTTGTTAGTCTCCAACGGTTATGGAATTGAAATTGATGGTGTATTTGGACCTTTGACAGAAGTAGCTATCAAAGCTTTTCAAAGTCAACGTAGTTTATCTGTAGATGGTGTTGTTGGTCAAAAAACTTGGTCAGAATTATCAATTTAA
- the yidD gene encoding membrane protein insertion efficiency factor YidD yields the protein MNKNIFLIPASVSDSAIRSISVSAITGYQKYLSPHKGFACAHRVLYGSESCSQYIKQVIAKEGLKTALVKSRLRFQSCKQAHLILRSQAEETEESQQEKKQQPTIPKSSCQDSLVADLGTACAQISCEGCVSSSCSGLDFGVLDCGVLDCGILDCASCGW from the coding sequence ATGAATAAAAACATATTTCTTATCCCAGCTTCTGTATCGGATTCTGCTATCAGAAGCATAAGTGTTTCCGCAATTACCGGATATCAAAAATATCTTTCTCCCCATAAAGGTTTTGCTTGCGCTCATCGAGTTTTGTATGGTAGTGAGTCTTGTTCTCAATATATTAAACAAGTTATTGCTAAAGAGGGTTTAAAAACTGCCTTGGTTAAATCACGTCTAAGATTTCAAAGTTGTAAACAAGCTCATCTGATTCTCAGATCCCAAGCAGAGGAAACTGAGGAAAGTCAACAAGAAAAGAAACAACAGCCGACAATACCTAAATCATCTTGTCAAGATAGTCTTGTTGCGGATTTAGGAACTGCTTGCGCTCAAATAAGTTGTGAAGGATGTGTTTCCTCATCCTGTAGTGGTTTAGATTTTGGGGTTTTAGATTGTGGAGTTTTAGATTGTGGGATTTTAGATTGTGCAAGTTGTGGCTGGTAA
- a CDS encoding sulfate/molybdate ABC transporter ATP-binding protein → MGIVVENISKQFGSFQAVDQVSLEINSGSLVALLGPSGSGKSTLLRLIAGLEMPDSGKILLTGKDATYQSVQERNIGFVFQHYALFKHLTVKQNIAFGLEIRKAPQKKIKGKVEQLLDLVQLSGLGDRYPSQLSGGQRQRVALARALAVEPNVLLLDEPFGALDAKVRKDLRAWLRRLHDEVHVTTVFVTHDQEEAMEVSDEIVVMNKGRVEQVGTPAEIYDHPASAFVMSFIGPVNVLPSSAKIFQSSGFDSANPEIFVRPQDVIIERIANGTTAPATVHRVIHLGWEIQVELRLDDGQTFTAHLTRERFDELQLKPEERVYVKPKDTKSFPLYYSI, encoded by the coding sequence GTGGGCATAGTAGTTGAGAATATATCAAAACAGTTCGGCAGCTTCCAAGCTGTTGATCAAGTTAGTTTAGAAATTAATAGCGGTTCATTAGTGGCTTTATTAGGTCCATCCGGTTCTGGCAAGTCTACTCTTCTGCGTTTAATTGCGGGTTTAGAAATGCCAGATAGTGGCAAAATTCTTCTAACTGGTAAAGATGCCACATACCAAAGCGTACAAGAAAGAAATATCGGATTTGTATTTCAGCATTATGCGTTATTTAAACACTTAACAGTCAAGCAAAACATAGCTTTTGGTTTAGAAATTCGTAAAGCACCGCAAAAGAAAATAAAGGGTAAAGTTGAACAGTTATTAGATTTAGTCCAATTGAGTGGATTAGGCGATCGCTACCCTTCCCAACTGTCTGGAGGACAAAGACAGAGAGTAGCTTTAGCAAGAGCGCTGGCCGTAGAACCAAACGTATTATTACTAGATGAACCATTTGGCGCGTTAGATGCTAAAGTTCGTAAAGACTTGAGAGCTTGGTTGCGTCGTCTCCATGACGAAGTTCACGTTACCACAGTCTTTGTCACCCATGACCAAGAGGAAGCCATGGAAGTCTCCGATGAAATTGTCGTCATGAACAAAGGTAGAGTCGAACAAGTCGGAACTCCCGCAGAAATTTATGATCATCCAGCTTCTGCTTTCGTCATGAGTTTTATTGGGCCTGTAAATGTTTTACCCAGTTCTGCCAAGATTTTCCAGAGTAGTGGTTTCGATTCAGCCAACCCAGAAATATTCGTCCGTCCTCAGGATGTAATCATAGAAAGAATAGCAAATGGGACAACAGCACCAGCTACAGTGCATCGAGTAATTCATTTAGGCTGGGAAATTCAAGTAGAATTAAGATTAGATGATGGACAAACCTTTACAGCCCACTTAACACGTGAACGTTTTGATGAATTACAACTCAAACCTGAAGAACGTGTGTATGTAAAACCCAAAGATACAAAATCCTTTCCCTTGTATTATTCAATATAG
- the cax gene encoding calcium/proton exchanger yields the protein MSVKNILFLILLLFIPVSLAAHFLEWGDLIVFITAGLAILPLAAWMGTATEEIAVVVGPSLGGLLNATFGNATELIIALVALNAGLIDVVKASITGSIISNLLLVMGFSMLLGGLRYKEQTFQSVVARVNASSMNLAVIAILLPTAMNYTSIGINEETLQNLSLAVAVVLILVYGLTLLFSMKTHAYLYDVGVAETETTETTETTESEVKIEEHSQEKPNIWLWTGVLLVCTLFVAFESELLVDSLEVATSKLGFTALFTGVIVLPIVGNAAEHATAVTVAMKNKMDLSLSVAVGSSLQIALFVAPVLVIAGKILDKPMDLDFNPFELVAVTVSVLIANSISSDGKSNWLEGTLLLAAYTVLGFAFYFHPVIS from the coding sequence ATGTCAGTCAAAAACATTCTTTTTCTCATTCTCTTACTTTTTATACCAGTTTCCCTAGCTGCTCACTTTTTAGAGTGGGGAGACTTGATAGTTTTCATTACCGCTGGCCTAGCAATTTTGCCCTTGGCAGCTTGGATGGGTACAGCTACAGAAGAAATTGCCGTGGTAGTTGGTCCCTCCCTGGGAGGTTTGTTAAATGCCACCTTTGGTAATGCTACAGAACTTATTATTGCCTTAGTTGCTCTCAATGCTGGGTTGATAGATGTTGTCAAAGCCAGTATTACCGGTTCAATTATTAGTAATTTACTCTTAGTTATGGGCTTTTCCATGCTCTTGGGTGGATTACGCTACAAGGAACAAACATTCCAGTCAGTGGTAGCGCGGGTGAATGCTTCTTCTATGAATTTGGCAGTTATCGCCATTTTATTACCAACGGCAATGAACTATACTTCCATTGGTATTAATGAAGAAACATTGCAAAATCTTTCCCTAGCTGTTGCCGTGGTTTTGATTTTAGTTTATGGTTTAACCTTGCTATTTTCGATGAAAACCCATGCCTATTTATATGACGTAGGTGTAGCAGAAACAGAAACAACGGAAACAACGGAAACAACAGAATCAGAGGTCAAAATAGAGGAACATTCCCAAGAAAAACCAAATATTTGGCTGTGGACTGGTGTGTTACTGGTATGTACCTTATTCGTTGCTTTTGAGTCAGAATTGCTAGTAGATTCTTTAGAAGTCGCCACATCTAAGTTAGGTTTTACGGCTCTATTTACAGGGGTAATAGTTCTGCCTATCGTTGGTAATGCCGCAGAACACGCTACGGCCGTAACTGTGGCTATGAAGAACAAAATGGATCTTTCCTTATCTGTGGCTGTGGGATCAAGTCTGCAAATTGCCTTATTTGTTGCCCCTGTATTAGTTATTGCTGGCAAGATACTAGATAAGCCTATGGATTTAGATTTTAATCCTTTTGAGTTAGTAGCAGTGACTGTATCAGTTTTAATTGCCAATAGTATTAGTTCGGATGGTAAGTCTAATTGGTTAGAAGGAACTTTACTCTTAGCTGCGTATACAGTGCTTGGTTTTGCTTTCTATTTCCATCCTGTTATTAGTTAG